The proteins below come from a single Cylindrospermopsis raciborskii Cr2010 genomic window:
- a CDS encoding S8 family serine peptidase, whose product MKKTLIVCVLGIYSLGIPALASFQSSSFLGTNGINALILHQPPYKLTGRKIALGQVEIGRPGLFGLDKAVSKNRAVTPTAVFSLNAPAQSNFGVDTHAYNVAGVMTSQDKSLPGVAPQARLYSSAVGFSRNLGQSEECLSAQHVALQNGGDVRAINFSFGEPLNRDPRPEPVLDGKALLTLCVDWSSRVHDVTYVIAGNQGKGGISIPTDNFNAINVAFSSARRGIFDKLHVSNLAGNNQEVSDRLLGKEFNIDGRSSVGLVAPGTNIPLINPDGKLNKSTGSSFAAPQVTAAIGLLQEFADRQIRKQAVNWRIDARRHQVMKAVLLNSAEKILDNGNGLRLGMTRTLVDKQNRDWLVSQAYQNPGIPLDPQMGSGHLNVFRAYQQFMWGQWGPGNEVPTIGWDYHRISANSSIDYSLGKPLKKDSFVAITLTWDRLVELEDTNQNQLYDTDETFIDKGINNLDIYLLKDDEKNIKISNCSSTSQIDNVEHIFCSIREGGKYKVRVDFKNQVNRSKQDYALAWWTVGEN is encoded by the coding sequence ATGAAGAAAACTTTGATTGTATGCGTGTTGGGTATTTACTCACTAGGTATACCAGCACTTGCATCTTTCCAATCTAGCAGTTTTCTGGGAACTAATGGTATTAATGCTCTGATTTTACACCAACCACCCTATAAATTAACCGGTCGTAAAATTGCCCTGGGTCAGGTAGAAATCGGCCGTCCCGGTTTATTTGGCTTGGATAAAGCCGTATCTAAAAACCGCGCCGTTACCCCAACTGCCGTATTTTCACTGAATGCACCCGCTCAGTCTAATTTTGGTGTTGATACTCACGCCTACAATGTAGCTGGAGTGATGACTAGTCAAGACAAGTCTCTTCCAGGAGTGGCACCTCAAGCAAGATTATACTCCTCTGCTGTTGGATTTAGCCGTAACTTAGGTCAATCAGAGGAGTGCTTGTCAGCACAACATGTTGCCCTTCAAAATGGTGGGGATGTACGAGCCATTAATTTTAGTTTTGGCGAACCCCTTAATCGCGATCCTAGACCAGAACCGGTGTTAGATGGTAAAGCTCTACTAACTTTGTGTGTTGACTGGTCAAGTCGAGTGCATGATGTAACCTATGTAATTGCTGGAAATCAGGGTAAAGGAGGAATTTCTATTCCTACGGACAATTTTAACGCCATTAACGTGGCCTTTTCATCAGCAAGGAGAGGAATTTTTGATAAACTCCATGTTTCTAATTTAGCAGGAAATAACCAAGAAGTGAGCGATCGCCTATTAGGGAAGGAATTTAACATTGATGGGCGTAGTTCTGTAGGTTTAGTAGCGCCCGGGACAAATATTCCGTTAATTAACCCGGATGGTAAATTAAATAAATCTACTGGTTCAAGTTTTGCAGCGCCCCAGGTAACGGCTGCCATAGGTCTGTTACAAGAATTTGCTGATAGACAAATAAGAAAGCAGGCTGTAAATTGGAGAATTGATGCCAGGAGACATCAAGTCATGAAAGCCGTACTATTAAACTCAGCGGAGAAAATCCTAGATAATGGTAATGGACTAAGACTGGGAATGACCAGGACATTAGTAGATAAACAAAATAGAGATTGGCTAGTTTCCCAGGCCTATCAAAATCCGGGAATTCCCTTGGATCCCCAAATGGGTTCAGGTCATTTAAATGTTTTTCGTGCTTACCAACAATTTATGTGGGGACAATGGGGGCCCGGTAATGAAGTACCAACCATTGGTTGGGATTATCATAGGATTAGTGCCAACTCATCAATAGACTATAGCCTGGGAAAACCCTTAAAAAAAGATAGTTTTGTAGCTATTACCTTGACCTGGGACAGACTAGTAGAACTAGAGGATACCAACCAAAACCAATTATATGATACGGACGAAACATTTATAGACAAAGGAATAAATAACTTAGATATTTACCTCTTAAAAGACGATGAAAAGAACATAAAAATTTCCAATTGCTCTTCCACAAGTCAAATTGACAACGTGGAGCATATTTTTTGCAGCATCCGTGAAGGTGGTAAGTATAAGGTACGCGTAGATTTTAAAAACCAAGTTAACCGATCAAAACAAGACTACGCCCTAGCTTGGTGGACAGTTGGAGAAAACTAA
- a CDS encoding NADP-dependent isocitrate dehydrogenase, which yields MYEKITPPPTGEKITFQNGEPIVPDNPIVPFIRGDGTGIDIWPATEKVLDAAVAKAYNGKRKISWFKVYAGDEACDLYGTYQYLPQDTLTAIKEYGIAIKGPLTTPIGGGIRSLNVALRQIFDLYACVRPCRYYAGTPSPHKSPDKLDVIVYRENTEDIYLGIEWKQGSEIGERLINILNKDLIPATPEHGKKQIPLDAGIGIKPISRSGSQRLVRRALKHALQLPKEKQQVTLVHKGNIMKYTEGAFRDWGYELATQEFRAECVTERESWILGNKEKNPQISLEENARMIDPGFDNLTPEKKAQIVKEVETVINSIWSTHGDGQWKDKVMVNDRIADSIFQQIQTRPDEYSILATMNLNGDYLSDAAAAIVGGLGMGPGANIGDSCAIFEATHGTAPKHAGLDKINPGSVILSGVMMLEYMGWQEAADLIKRGLGASIADGKVTYDLARLMEPPVEPLKCSEFADTIIQQFNC from the coding sequence ATGTACGAAAAAATTACCCCTCCCCCGACCGGCGAAAAAATCACCTTCCAGAACGGGGAACCCATAGTTCCGGATAATCCCATTGTCCCTTTTATTCGCGGTGATGGAACAGGTATAGATATTTGGCCAGCTACGGAGAAAGTGCTAGATGCAGCAGTGGCTAAGGCTTACAATGGCAAAAGAAAGATTAGTTGGTTCAAGGTCTATGCTGGAGATGAAGCATGCGATTTATATGGAACCTACCAGTACTTACCTCAGGATACTCTTACAGCTATTAAGGAATATGGTATTGCCATTAAAGGTCCACTCACTACCCCCATAGGTGGTGGAATTCGTTCGTTGAACGTGGCATTGCGTCAAATATTTGATTTATATGCCTGTGTGCGTCCCTGTCGTTACTATGCGGGAACTCCTTCTCCCCATAAAAGTCCAGATAAACTAGATGTAATTGTTTATAGGGAAAATACGGAAGATATTTACTTGGGGATAGAATGGAAGCAAGGTAGTGAAATAGGAGAGCGATTGATCAACATCCTGAACAAAGATCTCATACCAGCGACACCAGAGCATGGCAAAAAACAGATTCCCCTGGATGCGGGAATAGGAATCAAACCGATTAGTAGGAGTGGTTCCCAAAGACTGGTGAGACGTGCCCTAAAGCATGCTTTACAACTACCCAAAGAAAAACAACAGGTAACCTTGGTGCATAAAGGGAATATAATGAAATACACCGAGGGAGCGTTTAGAGATTGGGGTTATGAGTTAGCGACCCAGGAATTTCGCGCAGAGTGTGTTACAGAAAGGGAATCATGGATTTTAGGCAATAAGGAGAAAAATCCCCAAATTTCCCTGGAAGAAAATGCCAGAATGATTGACCCGGGATTTGACAATTTGACACCAGAGAAAAAAGCACAAATTGTCAAAGAAGTAGAAACAGTAATCAATTCAATATGGTCTACCCACGGGGATGGACAATGGAAAGATAAAGTCATGGTAAATGATCGGATTGCTGACAGCATTTTTCAGCAGATTCAGACACGGCCAGATGAGTATTCTATTTTAGCCACGATGAACTTAAACGGAGATTATTTATCCGATGCTGCTGCGGCCATTGTCGGTGGTTTAGGAATGGGTCCAGGAGCAAACATTGGAGACTCCTGTGCCATTTTTGAAGCTACCCATGGCACAGCACCAAAACATGCAGGATTAGACAAAATTAATCCTGGTTCTGTTATCCTCTCAGGAGTGATGATGCTAGAATACATGGGATGGCAGGAAGCAGCGGATTTAATCAAAAGAGGGCTAGGTGCTTCCATAGCTGATGGTAAAGTCACTTATGACCTAGCACGGCTAATGGAACCTCCAGTGGAACCACTAAAATGCTCTGAATTTGCTGACACAATTATTCAACAATTCAACTGCTGA
- a CDS encoding extracellular solute-binding protein, whose product MKRRNFLFNVGGILLGQTLIGCNGKNQSEFQVLLLKDSIPGYVVNQFNKRLQSDKTLPHVKLSFVPKNQIYDLFKQLQTWRETRDKSPGEKKSPHCDLVTLGDYWLKPAIEQKLIRPLPIKKSKQWSSLQEKWQQLVKRDDQGNWDSQGKVWGAPYRWGNTVLVYNQKQLQTLNWQPRDWSDLWRSDLRSRISLPNHPREVIGLVLKKLGRSYNTVNLLEIPNLNIELESLNQQVKFYDSTNYLEPLITGDTWLAVGWSNDIIPILSRYPQLRAVIPQSGTAIWADLWVQPANTLMTEETDNLISQWIDFCWQPDIAGQIVMLGKTNTPTFINTSKVQGISDSIQNLLLIEQELLEKCEFLKPLSLESINQYEELFLKMKTG is encoded by the coding sequence ATGAAACGAAGGAATTTTCTATTTAATGTGGGTGGAATTCTGCTTGGTCAAACACTCATAGGATGTAACGGGAAAAATCAATCAGAATTCCAGGTATTGCTTTTAAAGGATTCTATACCAGGCTATGTGGTCAATCAATTTAACAAAAGATTACAATCAGATAAAACACTCCCCCATGTCAAACTAAGTTTCGTACCAAAAAATCAGATATATGATTTGTTTAAACAGTTACAAACTTGGCGAGAAACAAGAGATAAAAGTCCGGGAGAGAAAAAATCACCCCATTGTGACCTAGTAACCTTGGGAGACTATTGGTTAAAACCAGCTATTGAGCAGAAATTAATTCGACCCTTACCAATAAAAAAAAGTAAACAATGGTCATCCTTACAGGAAAAATGGCAGCAGTTGGTGAAACGGGATGATCAGGGTAATTGGGATTCTCAAGGTAAAGTATGGGGCGCACCTTATCGTTGGGGAAATACGGTGCTTGTATATAATCAGAAACAGTTACAGACCCTTAATTGGCAACCACGAGATTGGAGTGACTTATGGCGAAGTGATTTGCGCTCTCGAATTTCTTTACCCAATCACCCCAGAGAGGTGATTGGATTGGTTTTAAAGAAACTGGGCAGATCTTACAACACAGTAAATCTACTAGAAATTCCCAACTTAAACATAGAACTGGAGAGTTTAAATCAGCAGGTGAAATTCTATGACTCCACTAACTATCTAGAACCCCTAATTACTGGAGACACATGGTTAGCAGTAGGTTGGTCAAATGACATTATCCCTATTTTAAGTCGTTATCCCCAATTGAGAGCAGTTATACCCCAGTCAGGAACAGCAATTTGGGCAGATTTATGGGTGCAACCAGCAAATACACTAATGACTGAGGAAACAGATAATTTAATATCACAATGGATTGACTTTTGTTGGCAACCAGACATTGCTGGACAAATTGTGATGTTGGGTAAAACCAACACCCCTACTTTTATCAATACTTCTAAGGTTCAGGGTATAAGTGATTCCATACAAAACTTACTCCTAATTGAGCAGGAATTACTAGAAAAATGCGAGTTCTTAAAACCCTTATCCTTAGAAAGTATAAACCAGTACGAGGAATTGTTTTTAAAAATGAAAACTGGCTAA
- a CDS encoding DNA-directed RNA polymerase subunit omega: MLKRSRFETTQSQVMQRSEDLINAASNRYRITVQVANRAKRRRYEDFENNEDSIMKPVLRAIIEMSDELTQPEIIGELPSDWL, encoded by the coding sequence ATGCTCAAACGTTCCAGGTTCGAGACCACCCAATCTCAAGTTATGCAGCGCTCAGAGGATTTGATTAACGCCGCATCAAATCGTTATAGAATCACTGTGCAGGTGGCTAATCGTGCTAAACGTCGCCGTTATGAAGACTTTGAGAATAACGAAGATAGCATTATGAAACCGGTGCTTAGAGCAATCATTGAAATGTCTGATGAGTTAACTCAGCCAGAAATTATTGGTGAGTTACCTAGTGATTGGCTGTAA
- a CDS encoding DUF1818 family protein produces MEKVVKRGTGWQIGWKPDSTQFNGLVGSDDWAVELTQLELEHFCRLLTQLVETIRVLTSELMDEEKITCEAESDLVWMEVEGDAHLYSMRFILTNGRSVQGYLSDHAVQELVKAVATLKVF; encoded by the coding sequence ATGGAAAAGGTAGTTAAACGGGGAACTGGTTGGCAAATAGGTTGGAAACCAGACTCTACCCAATTTAATGGTCTGGTAGGAAGTGACGATTGGGCCGTCGAACTAACCCAACTAGAGCTGGAACATTTTTGCCGTTTACTAACCCAACTAGTGGAGACCATCAGGGTTTTGACATCGGAACTCATGGATGAAGAAAAAATTACCTGTGAAGCTGAATCCGATCTAGTGTGGATGGAAGTAGAAGGAGATGCTCATCTGTATAGCATGCGATTTATCCTGACTAATGGAAGATCGGTTCAAGGATACTTGAGTGACCATGCTGTCCAAGAGTTAGTCAAGGCCGTGGCAACTCTGAAAGTTTTTTGA
- a CDS encoding 5-formyltetrahydrofolate cyclo-ligase: MQTKVSKKQLRYQILATRQSMTLQEWQLKSDRICSIIQSSPLFTRAKTILAYLSFRQEPDLSSLFSRSMNSQRRWGFPRCVGKSLVWHLWQPDTILTISNYGIAEPDPCSPTIDSTEADLILVPSVACDRQGYRLGYGGGYYDRFLSSPTISHIPTRGVVFDFAYLPEIPWIDPWDQPLGGVFTDHQGS; encoded by the coding sequence ATGCAAACTAAGGTCAGCAAGAAACAACTGCGTTACCAAATATTGGCAACTCGTCAATCCATGACCTTACAAGAATGGCAACTCAAGAGCGATCGCATTTGTAGTATAATACAATCCTCACCTTTATTTACCCGAGCCAAAACAATTCTCGCCTACTTGAGTTTTCGTCAGGAACCGGATCTGAGTTCACTGTTTAGTCGGTCTATGAATTCCCAACGTCGTTGGGGTTTCCCCCGCTGTGTTGGCAAATCTCTTGTTTGGCATTTATGGCAACCAGACACCATTCTAACCATCAGCAATTATGGCATTGCTGAACCAGATCCCTGTTCTCCTACCATAGACTCGACGGAAGCTGACCTCATCCTGGTTCCCAGTGTGGCCTGCGATCGCCAAGGATACCGTTTAGGTTATGGTGGTGGTTACTATGACCGATTTTTGAGTTCTCCCACCATATCCCACATACCCACTAGAGGGGTAGTTTTTGATTTTGCCTACTTACCAGAAATACCCTGGATTGATCCTTGGGACCAACCATTGGGAGGGGTTTTTACTGATCACCAGGGTTCTTAA
- a CDS encoding GDP-L-fucose synthase family protein, which produces MNELELESKRILVTGGAGFLGRQVVAQLCQAGANPEKITVTRSRDCDLRVWENCQRAANQQDIIIHLAAHVGGIGLNQEKPAELFYDNLIMGTQLIHAAYQAGVEKFVCVGTICAYPKFTPVPFQEEDLWNGYPEETNAPYGIAKKALLVQLQSYRQQYGFNGIYLLPVNLYGPEDNFDPKSSHVIPALIRKVYEAQINGEKQLLVWGDGSPTREFLYSTDAALGIVMGTRFYHESAPINLGTGYEISIKDLITLICQLMEYDGEIVWQTDKPNGQPRRCLDTQKARAAFGFTAQVTFEQGLKNTIQWYRQNAN; this is translated from the coding sequence ATGAATGAATTAGAATTAGAAAGCAAACGTATTCTGGTAACAGGTGGAGCGGGTTTTCTAGGTCGCCAGGTAGTAGCTCAATTATGTCAAGCTGGAGCTAATCCAGAAAAAATCACAGTCACACGCTCCCGTGATTGTGATCTAAGAGTTTGGGAAAATTGTCAGCGCGCAGCTAATCAACAGGATATTATCATTCACCTAGCTGCTCATGTGGGGGGAATTGGTTTGAATCAAGAAAAACCAGCTGAGTTATTTTATGACAACTTAATCATGGGAACCCAGTTGATCCATGCAGCTTATCAAGCAGGTGTGGAAAAGTTTGTCTGTGTGGGAACTATTTGCGCTTACCCTAAATTTACCCCCGTTCCATTTCAAGAGGAAGATCTTTGGAATGGTTATCCTGAAGAAACTAATGCTCCCTACGGGATTGCTAAAAAAGCTCTTTTGGTTCAGCTCCAGTCCTATCGTCAGCAATATGGTTTTAATGGTATTTACTTACTACCCGTAAATCTCTATGGACCTGAAGACAATTTTGACCCCAAAAGTTCTCATGTGATTCCCGCTTTGATTCGCAAGGTTTACGAAGCCCAAATTAATGGAGAAAAACAACTTCTGGTCTGGGGTGATGGTTCCCCTACCCGGGAATTTCTCTACTCCACAGATGCAGCACTAGGTATTGTTATGGGAACTCGGTTTTATCATGAATCTGCTCCCATTAATTTGGGTACGGGTTATGAAATCTCTATTAAGGACTTAATCACTCTTATTTGTCAATTAATGGAATATGACGGAGAAATAGTCTGGCAAACAGATAAACCCAATGGACAACCAAGACGCTGTTTAGATACTCAAAAAGCTAGGGCGGCTTTTGGTTTTACCGCTCAAGTGACCTTTGAGCAAGGATTGAAAAATACCATCCAATGGTATAGGCAAAATGCAAACTAA
- the gmd gene encoding GDP-mannose 4,6-dehydratase codes for MNRIKKALITGITGQDGSYLSEFLLEKGYEVHGIIRRTSTFNTDRIDHIYEDPHQQGARFFLHYGDLTDGTTLRRILEEVKPVEIYNLGAQSHVRVSFDSPEYTVDSVAMGTLRLLEAVRDYQNRTGIQVRFYQAGSSEMYGLVQAVPQSETTPFYPRSPYACAKVYAHWQTINYRESYGLFACNGILFNHESPRRGETFVTRKITRAVSRIVAGKQNKLYMGNLDAKRDWGYAKDYVRAMWLMLQKEQPDDYVIATGETHSVREFLDLAFSYVNLKWEDYVEFDQRYLRPAEVDLLIGDSTKARQKLSWQPSVTFEQLVALMVEADLQALGLNSPHSSSLQIPWDMAIIRHEIGALHF; via the coding sequence GTGAATCGAATCAAAAAAGCTTTAATCACTGGTATTACTGGTCAAGACGGTTCATACTTGAGTGAATTTTTGTTAGAAAAAGGTTATGAAGTTCATGGCATAATTCGTCGCACCTCCACATTTAACACGGATCGTATTGATCACATTTACGAAGATCCCCATCAACAAGGTGCAAGGTTCTTCTTGCACTATGGTGATCTTACCGATGGTACTACCCTACGTCGAATTTTAGAAGAGGTAAAACCAGTTGAAATCTATAATTTGGGTGCCCAGTCCCATGTGAGGGTTAGCTTTGATTCCCCAGAATATACGGTTGATTCCGTAGCTATGGGAACCCTACGTCTCTTAGAAGCTGTTCGTGACTACCAAAATCGCACAGGGATTCAAGTTCGTTTCTATCAAGCTGGTTCTTCAGAAATGTATGGTCTAGTACAGGCTGTGCCTCAAAGTGAAACTACACCCTTTTATCCCCGTAGTCCCTACGCCTGCGCTAAAGTTTATGCCCACTGGCAAACTATCAACTATCGAGAATCCTATGGCTTATTTGCCTGTAATGGTATTTTATTTAATCACGAATCTCCCAGACGTGGGGAAACCTTTGTAACTCGCAAAATTACTAGAGCTGTATCCCGTATTGTAGCTGGTAAGCAAAACAAATTATATATGGGCAATTTAGATGCCAAACGGGATTGGGGATATGCTAAAGATTATGTGCGAGCTATGTGGTTAATGTTACAAAAAGAACAGCCAGATGATTATGTAATTGCTACTGGTGAAACCCACTCAGTGAGGGAATTTTTAGATTTGGCATTTAGTTATGTGAATCTCAAGTGGGAGGATTATGTTGAATTTGATCAACGGTATTTAAGACCAGCAGAAGTAGACCTATTAATTGGTGATTCCACCAAAGCTAGACAAAAATTGTCTTGGCAACCCTCAGTTACCTTTGAGCAGTTGGTAGCTTTGATGGTAGAAGCAGATCTACAGGCATTAGGGCTAAACTCCCCCCATAGCAGTAGTTTGCAAATTCCCTGGGATATGGCAATTATTCGTCATGAGATAGGTGCTCTACATTTTTAA
- a CDS encoding sugar transferase codes for MTAQSSLLSDKRYPRKDASTSTHTSKKRGQKPQPPRIKPRGLNFEGLNGELTKRLFDITFSLLVLILFFPVYIVLALLIALSSEGPIFYLQERVGKNYRVFNCIKFRTMVTNADEILAQMMETCPEMRDEFNSTFKLKDDPRITKVGHFLRITSLDEFPQFWNVLKGDMSVVGPRPLVVKELQKYGSHIDQVLTIRPGITGLWQVSGRNDIPYPKRVQIDLHYVRYRSFLLDLWIILKTINIVIIPKNNGAY; via the coding sequence ATGACTGCCCAGAGCTCACTCCTCTCCGATAAGCGTTACCCGCGTAAAGATGCCAGTACTTCGACGCATACTTCCAAAAAACGCGGTCAAAAACCTCAACCTCCCAGGATTAAACCTAGGGGCTTGAACTTTGAGGGTTTAAACGGAGAGCTTACCAAACGATTGTTTGATATCACTTTTTCACTATTGGTTTTGATCCTGTTTTTCCCTGTCTATATAGTTCTGGCTTTACTGATTGCTCTCAGTTCTGAAGGCCCTATATTCTACCTTCAAGAACGAGTTGGAAAAAATTATCGTGTCTTTAATTGCATCAAGTTTCGTACTATGGTGACAAATGCAGATGAAATACTGGCACAGATGATGGAAACTTGTCCAGAAATGCGTGATGAGTTTAACAGCACTTTTAAACTTAAAGATGATCCTCGTATTACCAAAGTTGGTCATTTCTTGAGAATTACTAGTCTGGATGAATTTCCTCAATTTTGGAACGTATTAAAGGGAGATATGAGCGTAGTTGGTCCCCGTCCCCTAGTAGTTAAGGAACTGCAAAAATACGGGTCTCACATTGATCAGGTTTTAACTATCCGTCCGGGAATAACCGGATTGTGGCAAGTCTCCGGGCGTAATGACATACCTTATCCTAAAAGAGTACAAATAGATCTACACTATGTTAGATATAGGAGCTTTTTACTGGATCTATGGATTATTCTCAAAACTATTAATATAGTCATTATTCCCAAGAACAACGGAGCATACTAA
- a CDS encoding glycosyltransferase, whose amino-acid sequence MGLITVSTTKKYAMVHEWLTPKATGGSELVVREILNLVDADLYALIDFESSNPESYLYKRRVGTTFLQRLPFAYQGVQKYLPLLPLAIEQLDLREYEIILSSSHAVAKGILTTPNQLHVCYCHSPMRYAWDLTFDYLAQSKVGKGVLGWVTKYLLHGLRQWDVVSANRVDYFIANSQHTAKRIWRCYRRQAKVIYPPVNTENCPFSSQKEDFYLIVSRLVSYKQVSLIVQAFNQLQRPLVVIGNGPQKEHLQAIARPHIQILGWQSETVVKSYMARAKAFVYAACEDFGIALVEAQACGTPVIAYGAGGALETVRDIRTCIKTGTGIFFKQQTIASLVEAVQNFETYEDLFKHEYLRSHAEGFSSQVFANDYLDFLDSCQKQHHS is encoded by the coding sequence ATGGGGCTAATCACTGTGTCCACAACTAAAAAATATGCTATGGTTCACGAGTGGCTAACACCCAAAGCTACTGGGGGTTCAGAACTAGTAGTCCGGGAAATATTAAATCTAGTGGATGCTGATTTATATGCCTTAATAGATTTTGAATCAAGTAATCCTGAAAGCTATCTTTATAAGCGTCGAGTTGGCACGACTTTTTTACAACGCTTGCCATTTGCTTATCAAGGTGTACAAAAGTATTTGCCTTTATTACCACTAGCTATAGAGCAACTAGACTTGCGAGAATATGAAATTATTTTGTCATCATCCCATGCAGTAGCTAAAGGGATTCTAACCACTCCTAACCAGTTACACGTTTGTTATTGTCATAGTCCAATGCGTTATGCTTGGGATCTAACCTTTGATTACCTAGCTCAGAGCAAAGTCGGTAAAGGAGTTTTGGGATGGGTAACTAAATATCTACTACATGGATTGAGACAGTGGGACGTGGTCAGTGCTAACCGAGTGGATTACTTCATTGCCAACTCTCAACACACTGCCAAAAGGATTTGGCGGTGCTATCGTCGTCAAGCCAAAGTCATCTATCCACCAGTTAACACTGAAAATTGCCCCTTTAGTTCCCAAAAAGAAGATTTCTACCTCATAGTTAGCCGATTAGTTAGCTATAAACAAGTATCTTTAATTGTTCAGGCCTTTAATCAACTACAACGCCCACTAGTCGTCATTGGCAATGGTCCCCAAAAGGAACATCTACAGGCGATCGCCCGTCCCCATATTCAGATCTTGGGATGGCAATCGGAAACAGTAGTGAAATCATACATGGCACGTGCAAAAGCTTTTGTATATGCAGCTTGTGAGGATTTTGGTATTGCTTTAGTTGAGGCCCAAGCTTGTGGTACTCCAGTAATTGCATACGGTGCAGGGGGAGCTTTGGAAACAGTTAGGGATATTCGTACTTGTATTAAAACCGGAACAGGTATATTCTTTAAACAGCAAACCATAGCGTCTTTAGTGGAGGCCGTGCAAAACTTTGAAACCTATGAGGACCTGTTCAAACATGAGTATCTGAGATCCCACGCGGAAGGATTTTCTTCCCAGGTTTTTGCTAATGATTATCTAGATTTTCTAGATTCTTGTCAAAAGCAACACCACTCATAA
- a CDS encoding NAD-dependent epimerase/dehydratase family protein — MRILVIGGTRFIGVYLTQLLIKAGHEVVLFNRGNYPAPDGVGQIIGDRTDPSQLSKLSQESFDVIFDNNGRELTDTEPLAKMFQGRVKQFVYMSSAGVYLKSDQLPHVEGDTIDPKSRHRGKHETESFLQQLGIPFTSIRPTYIYGPKNYNPLESWFFDRIVRDRPIPIPGNGLHITQLGHVQDLAQAMLQVIGNETAIGKIYNVSGDRFVTFDGLARACAIAAGKSADSVKIVHYDPKKFDFGKRKAFPMRAQHFFASVNRAITELNWQPQYDLISGLQDSFQNDYLTGGAAQGEIDFSVDDEILA; from the coding sequence ATGCGTATTCTGGTTATTGGTGGAACTCGGTTCATTGGTGTCTATTTAACTCAATTGCTCATTAAGGCTGGACACGAAGTAGTATTGTTTAATCGTGGCAATTATCCTGCACCGGACGGTGTGGGTCAAATTATTGGCGATCGCACGGATCCTAGTCAGTTGTCTAAGCTATCCCAGGAGAGTTTTGATGTCATTTTTGACAATAATGGTCGAGAACTTACTGATACTGAACCTTTGGCAAAAATGTTCCAGGGAAGGGTTAAACAGTTTGTTTATATGAGTTCAGCTGGAGTGTATCTTAAATCCGATCAATTGCCCCATGTAGAAGGGGATACTATTGATCCTAAAAGTCGTCATCGTGGTAAACATGAAACTGAGTCCTTCTTGCAACAGTTAGGAATTCCTTTTACTTCCATTCGTCCCACTTATATTTACGGACCGAAAAATTATAATCCCCTGGAAAGTTGGTTCTTTGACCGCATAGTGCGCGATCGCCCTATTCCCATTCCAGGTAACGGGTTACATATTACCCAATTAGGTCATGTTCAAGATTTAGCTCAGGCAATGTTACAGGTAATTGGTAACGAAACAGCCATTGGTAAGATTTATAATGTTTCAGGCGATCGCTTTGTGACTTTTGATGGTTTAGCTCGCGCTTGTGCTATTGCTGCTGGTAAGTCTGCTGACAGTGTAAAAATTGTCCATTACGACCCTAAAAAGTTTGATTTTGGTAAGCGTAAGGCTTTTCCCATGCGGGCACAACACTTTTTTGCATCTGTGAATAGAGCGATTACAGAATTAAATTGGCAACCCCAGTATGATTTAATTTCCGGTTTGCAAGATTCCTTTCAAAATGACTATTTAACCGGTGGTGCAGCTCAAGGGGAAATAGACTTTTCTGTTGACGATGAAATACTAGCTTAA
- a CDS encoding ArsR/SmtB family transcription factor: MPTSLHTTPYLMAQTFHALSDPIRISVIELLRHRELCVCDLSNALGISQSKLSFHLKILKQTGLVVNRQEGRWIYYSLNLYQFQILEQYLQDIRVNSPVLPLTSFCG, encoded by the coding sequence ATGCCCACCTCTTTGCACACAACCCCTTATCTCATGGCCCAGACTTTTCATGCTTTATCCGATCCTATTAGGATTAGTGTAATAGAGCTGTTGCGCCATCGAGAACTTTGTGTGTGTGACTTGTCTAATGCTTTAGGTATTAGTCAGTCTAAACTTTCTTTTCATCTAAAGATTCTTAAACAGACAGGTCTGGTTGTAAATCGCCAAGAAGGACGCTGGATATACTACAGTTTAAATTTGTACCAATTTCAGATTCTAGAGCAGTATTTACAAGATATTCGGGTCAACTCCCCCGTTTTACCCCTTACCTCCTTTTGTGGGTAA